Proteins co-encoded in one Gopherus evgoodei ecotype Sinaloan lineage chromosome 4, rGopEvg1_v1.p, whole genome shotgun sequence genomic window:
- the SLC39A13 gene encoding zinc transporter ZIP13 isoform X1, whose protein sequence is MRGQRFLLHGMLALFLLSIPCEAQELQVDKATTGSSPLCEKEANSWGTLFSGERLDAWIFPLIGSVMVGLSGVFPLLVVPLETGAALRSEVGSNRLKQLLSFAIGGLLGNVFLHLLPEAWAYTCSATAGGGQSLQQQKLLGLWVIIGFLTFLALEKMFLESEKQEWPSVGNNSKAPSGGIPNGNSFSLQKVAGTVQRAETNIAQCNGSSLSSCPPDRRIKISGYLNLLANTIDNFTHGLAVAASFLVSRKVGLLTTMAILLHEIPHEVGDFAILLRAGFDRWSAAKMQLSTALGGILGTCFAICSQSPKETGETVAWILPFTSGGFLYIALVNVVPDLLEEKNPWNSLQQILLLCTGITVMVLLSLTTE, encoded by the exons ATGAGAGGGCAAAGGTTTCTGCTACATGGGATGCTTGCCTTGTTTCTGCTCAGCATCCCCTGTGAAGCCCAGGAGCTCCAAGTGGACAAGGCCACCACTGGTTCCAGTCCTCTGTGTGAAAAAGAGGCCAACTCCTGGGGAACTCTGTTCAGTGGGGAGCGACTGGATGCTTGGATCTTTCCTCTGATTGGCTCAGTTATGGTGGGGCTGAGTGGAGTCTTCCCCCTGCTGGTAGTTCCCCTTGAGACAGGAGCTGCTCTGCGATCAGAAG tgggATCGAATCGTTTGAAGCAGCTGTTGAGTTTTGCAATTGGTGGGCTTCTGGGGAACGtatttctccacctcctccctgaggctTGGGCCTACACCTGCAGCGCCACTGCAG GAGGTGGGCAGagcttgcagcagcagaagcTTCTTGGCCTCTGGGTGATCATTGGTTTCCTGACCTTCCTGGCATTGGAGAAGATGTTCCTAGAGAGCGAGAAGCAAGAATGGCCTAGCGTG GGCAATAATTCCAAAGCACCTTCCGGAGGGATTCCAAATGGAAACAGCTTTTCCCTGCAGAAAGTAGCAGGCACAGTCCAAAGAGCAGAGACAAACATCGCTCAGTGTAATGGCTCCTCTCTCTCGTCTTGCCCACCAGACCGAAGAATCAAG ATCAGTGGATACCTTAACCTGTTGGCCAATACAATTGATAACTTCACACATGGCCTGGCGGTGGCAGCCAGCTTCCTGGTTAGCAGAAAG GTGGGGCTTCTAACCACCATGGCAATCCTACTGCACGAAATCCCACATGAG GTAGGAGACTTTGCCATCCTGCTCCGGGCTGGGTTTGACCGCTGGAGTGCAGCCAAGATGCAGCTTTCCACAGCTCTGGGTGGAATTCTAGGAACCTGCTTTGCAATCTGTTCTCAGTCACCTAAAGAGACAG GGGAAACTGTAGCTTGGATTCTTCCATTCACCTCCGGGGGGTTCCTGTACATCGCCTTGGTAAACGTTGTGCCTGATCTCCTAGAGGAGAAGAATCCCTG GAACTCCCTGCAGCAGATCCTTCTCCTGTGCACAGGCATTACAGTCATGGTGCTGCTCTCACTCACTACAGAATGA
- the SLC39A13 gene encoding zinc transporter ZIP13 isoform X2 translates to MRGQRFLLHGMLALFLLSIPCEAQELQVDKATTGSSPLCEKEANSWGTLFSGERLDAWIFPLIGSVMVGLSGVFPLLVVPLETGAALRSEVGSNRLKQLLSFAIGGLLGNVFLHLLPEAWAYTCSATAGGGQSLQQQKLLGLWVIIGFLTFLALEKMFLESEKQEWPSVGNNSKAPSGGIPNGNSFSLQKVAGTVQRAETNIAQCNGSSLSSCPPDRRIKISGYLNLLANTIDNFTHGLAVAASFLVSRKVGLLTTMAILLHEIPHEVGDFAILLRAGFDRWSAAKMQLSTALGGILGTCFAICSQSPKETGETVAWILPFTSGGFLYIALVNVVPDLLEEKNPWQLKDCPEKG, encoded by the exons ATGAGAGGGCAAAGGTTTCTGCTACATGGGATGCTTGCCTTGTTTCTGCTCAGCATCCCCTGTGAAGCCCAGGAGCTCCAAGTGGACAAGGCCACCACTGGTTCCAGTCCTCTGTGTGAAAAAGAGGCCAACTCCTGGGGAACTCTGTTCAGTGGGGAGCGACTGGATGCTTGGATCTTTCCTCTGATTGGCTCAGTTATGGTGGGGCTGAGTGGAGTCTTCCCCCTGCTGGTAGTTCCCCTTGAGACAGGAGCTGCTCTGCGATCAGAAG tgggATCGAATCGTTTGAAGCAGCTGTTGAGTTTTGCAATTGGTGGGCTTCTGGGGAACGtatttctccacctcctccctgaggctTGGGCCTACACCTGCAGCGCCACTGCAG GAGGTGGGCAGagcttgcagcagcagaagcTTCTTGGCCTCTGGGTGATCATTGGTTTCCTGACCTTCCTGGCATTGGAGAAGATGTTCCTAGAGAGCGAGAAGCAAGAATGGCCTAGCGTG GGCAATAATTCCAAAGCACCTTCCGGAGGGATTCCAAATGGAAACAGCTTTTCCCTGCAGAAAGTAGCAGGCACAGTCCAAAGAGCAGAGACAAACATCGCTCAGTGTAATGGCTCCTCTCTCTCGTCTTGCCCACCAGACCGAAGAATCAAG ATCAGTGGATACCTTAACCTGTTGGCCAATACAATTGATAACTTCACACATGGCCTGGCGGTGGCAGCCAGCTTCCTGGTTAGCAGAAAG GTGGGGCTTCTAACCACCATGGCAATCCTACTGCACGAAATCCCACATGAG GTAGGAGACTTTGCCATCCTGCTCCGGGCTGGGTTTGACCGCTGGAGTGCAGCCAAGATGCAGCTTTCCACAGCTCTGGGTGGAATTCTAGGAACCTGCTTTGCAATCTGTTCTCAGTCACCTAAAGAGACAG GGGAAACTGTAGCTTGGATTCTTCCATTCACCTCCGGGGGGTTCCTGTACATCGCCTTGGTAAACGTTGTGCCTGATCTCCTAGAGGAGAAGAATCCCTG